The following nucleotide sequence is from Drosophila takahashii strain IR98-3 E-12201 chromosome 3L, DtakHiC1v2, whole genome shotgun sequence.
GGTTGTACCTCCGTTAGTTTCGGCCCAATCACAATAGCTATTCGGAAAATGCATCTGTTGccttttaaatagttacaaGTTTGTTGGTCTAATTTTGAGGTCTattaggttttataaaagatgTGCAGAAAATCTGTTTTTTTGCGAGTAGCGTGATCAGCAactcaaaactaataaaaaaaattggtctgTGCTAttatctcaaaaaaaaatggaggtaagttgtaaactagtgtaatacatattttatactttttattaaagaaaataaaacataaccCGTAATTTCTGATTTTGATTTCAACAGATATaagaatatataataatacaaaaatagttttatatagGTAATTTTATATAGGTAGGTAAATTGTAATCTAGtgtaatacatattttatactttttattaaagaaaataaaaaataacccGTAATTTCTGATTTTGATTTCAACAGATATAAGAATAtataataacactgtgcaacatttttagggttataaaatgtaaccgcaattctgatttcatgggcggaaagaactcatcgaaataagctaaaacccatttgggtttctctggcttagctcgcgtttccctattatagcgagttaaagttttacatacaaaatttatttgtaacggccatatcttgtgacccgactaaaatttcactatcaagtcttcagtgattatgtagctatgaacccaaggaactaaattgacaaatgactcttgcgaagacgtacacctagcgcgttaaaaatcgaaaaattaggcaagtttgttttttaacgcgctaggtgcactaggtgctaagtgtgcaagagtcatttgtcaatttagttccttgggttcatagctacataatcactgaagacttgatagtgaaattttaatcggttcacaagatatggccgttacaaataaattttgtatgtaaaactttaactcgctataaaaggtaaacgcgagctaagccagagaaacccaaatgggttttagcttatttcgatgagttctttccgcccatgaaatcagaattgcggttacatttttcatgttgcactgtgtaatacaaaaatagttttatatatataacaaaagatgtatacatttttcagTGCGCACGAGCGCACTTTCACTGATCTTAAGCCCTAATCCGTTTTGGCATCCGAGTCCTTGGCAATGTTCTCGGAAGCCGCGTCGTCCGTTAAACGGCTGTACTCGGGTTTGGACTTTCCCCTAACATAATCGGCGGTTATGTGAACCCCTCGAATATCTGAGCCTGGCACCAGGAACATGGGATCCAGCAGAAGTTGCTCCATAATGGACCGAAGTCCGCGAGCTCCTGTATTCCTCTCCATCGCCAGCTGGGCCACCGACTCTATGGCGTCCTCGGTGAAGGTCAGGTCTACAGCGTCCAATCCTAACAGCGCCTTGTATTGAGGCACTAGCGCATTGCGCGGTTCGGTAAGAATGCGCACCAACATACTCACATTCAGACTATGGAATGGCACAATAACCGGAAAACGGCCAATGAACTCTGGTATCATGCCAAACTCGCACAGATCACGAGCCTGCACTTTGGACAGGCACTTATCCCGTTCCTCGTGATCCGTAACCGGGGAACTGGAACCGCTCGGCGAGGCCAGGTCGTTTCCATTCTCGTCGAGGCGTCTCGCGATGATCTTGTCCAGACCCGTGTAGGCGCCGGAAGCCACGAACAGGATGTTCGTAGTGTCCAACTGGATCTTCTTGCCAAATAGTTGCTTCCGATGGGTCACGTTTACCACGCTTCCCTCCAGCATCTTCAGCATGCCCTGCTGGACGCCCTCGCCGCCAATGTCCCGCCGCTGCTTTGATGCGGCGACGGCACAAATCTTGTCCACCTCATCCAAGTAAACGATGCCAGTTTGGGCGCGCTCCACGTTGAAGTTGGCATCTTGCAGCAGCTTCAAGAGAACGCCCTCGATGTCCTCGCCCACGTAGCCCGCCTGCGTCAATGTGGTGCAGTCGCAAATGGCGAAGGGAACGTCCAGGCACTTGGCGATGGTCTTGGCGATTAGGGTTTTTCCCGATCCTGTTGGGCCCAGCATAATGATGTTGCTCTTCTCCAGCTTAACGGTCTCTTCCTTGCCGGATTCTAGGTTGGGCATTACTCCTTTCTCCGAAGTGCTGTCGAGTGTAGTCGAGTTTCCAGAAATGTGCAGCTGGTCGAGCTTCAGAATGTCATCCTGACCGGATTGGTCGGTTTTCTCCTTCTGCGGCAAATTGTGGTGAATACGTTTGTAGTGATTATACACTGCTACTGCCAGCACCTTCTTGGCCAAATCCTGGCCCACCACGTGTTTGTCCAGATACTCCATGATCTTCTGCGGTGCAGGTGGTAGCTTGGACACCTTTCGCTTCTGCTCTTCCTCGGTTGGAATCGCCTCCTCCGGCATTTCCACTAAGGAGTTGCACTTGTCGCACCTGGCGGTTCTCGTCGAACTGGTGACGGTTTCCTGCTGGGGATTAGATGTCTGACCAGACGGTTTGTTGGGCTGCGATAGTTCAGGCAGTTGAAAACTACGGAAATGATTAGATTTTCCAGTTGGTTCCACTTTGGGTAATCCAAAAATGGTATTATTGTTTGGCCTGTTGGTGGGTCCTCCGAAAATGTGGATTCCTGTGAATCCTTTGGATTCCTTTGAAGCTTCGCCAGAACTTCCTGGCTTAACATTCCCCTTGGTTGCACCAAAAGCTGGATTACcatttacattaaaaatactaTTGACTTGGCCAGGGGTTCCACCAAAGATGCTTTTAGCTTGACCAGTGGTTCCTCCAAAACTGAATCCTGTAGATGCCTTTGGCTCTTGGCCGAAAATATCACTTTTTGGCTTGGCATTGACCGTGGTTCCTCCAAAGATGCTTTTAGCTTGATTAGTTGTTTCTCCAAAGATGCTTTTAGCTTGACCACTGGTTCCTCCGAAATTGATTCCTTGGCTCTGCGGTTTAACCTTCTGCTGAAAGCTAAAGCTGGGAATCGTTTGATCCTTCTGGGGCTGTGGAAAATTACTTTGTGCTCCAAATGATGATGATCCTCCGCCAAAAGTGATATTTCCTGGACTACCATTTGCCTTGGGAGCTCCAAAAATGGCACCTCCTGAATTAGCACTCGATTTGGTTTGGGAAAAAGGGCTAGTTATTGTGAAAGTGGTTTGAGATGGTTTTGTCTGTTCTTCGAGACCGCCAAATGGACTTTTCACTTGTCCACTAACTAAACGATGGACTGTCGAGGGCTTCCCAGCTGCAGAATTAGCTTCGCTCTCGTAAATTTTGATCATGGTATCCACCGTTTGGGGCGTTGCCGCCAACAACAAGTTTATCTTGTAGGTAGCATCCTGAAAAGTTATCTTAAACTGCTGTTGGCAATGGTCGAGGAGATTCAACCGCTTGGTCTCGTAATATCGCATCCGGACTTCCTCGAACGATTGATCCTCGATGAAGTTAGGCATGCTGCCCTTCCTTGGAAACGGCCCATAAGCAGATAGGGGCCACACCCTTCCGTTGAGATTAGCCCTTAGGTCCTCTCGTAGATATTTCCTAGAGAAAGGGTGCTACTTGTtactctatatatatttactgaTGCTCTTACTTCATATCAATGTGCTCATTGGGGCAAGATGAGCCGGCTGGGCAGAGGCCGCGTTGAAAGCTTAAGCAAACGACCATCGTCGAATTTCGTCTTGAATTCTGGGAATTATAAAGTGCGCAGCTTGAAGATAAAACCGAAAGGCTCAGAGCTGAGCTCTGAGAGCGCTATCTGAGGTCCAGGAGTT
It contains:
- the LOC108057696 gene encoding ATP-dependent Clp protease ATP-binding subunit clpX-like, mitochondrial, with the protein product MVVCLSFQRGLCPAGSSCPNEHIDMKKYLREDLRANLNGRVWPLSAYGPFPRKGSMPNFIEDQSFEEVRMRYYETKRLNLLDHCQQQFKITFQDATYKINLLLAATPQTVDTMIKIYESEANSAAGKPSTVHRLVSGQVKSPFGGLEEQTKPSQTTFTITSPFSQTKSSANSGGAIFGAPKANGSPGNITFGGGSSSFGAQSNFPQPQKDQTIPSFSFQQKVKPQSQGINFGGTSGQAKSIFGETTNQAKSIFGGTTVNAKPKSDIFGQEPKASTGFSFGGTTGQAKSIFGGTPGQVNSIFNVNGNPAFGATKGNVKPGSSGEASKESKGFTGIHIFGGPTNRPNNNTIFGLPKVEPTGKSNHFRSFQLPELSQPNKPSGQTSNPQQETVTSSTRTARCDKCNSLVEMPEEAIPTEEEQKRKVSKLPPAPQKIMEYLDKHVVGQDLAKKVLAVAVYNHYKRIHHNLPQKEKTDQSGQDDILKLDQLHISGNSTTLDSTSEKGVMPNLESGKEETVKLEKSNIIMLGPTGSGKTLIAKTIAKCLDVPFAICDCTTLTQAGYVGEDIEGVLLKLLQDANFNVERAQTGIVYLDEVDKICAVAASKQRRDIGGEGVQQGMLKMLEGSVVNVTHRKQLFGKKIQLDTTNILFVASGAYTGLDKIIARRLDENGNDLASPSGSSSPVTDHEERDKCLSKVQARDLCEFGMIPEFIGRFPVIVPFHSLNVSMLVRILTEPRNALVPQYKALLGLDAVDLTFTEDAIESVAQLAMERNTGARGLRSIMEQLLLDPMFLVPGSDIRGVHITADYVRGKSKPEYSRLTDDAASENIAKDSDAKTD